One Branchiostoma lanceolatum isolate klBraLanc5 chromosome 18, klBraLanc5.hap2, whole genome shotgun sequence DNA window includes the following coding sequences:
- the LOC136424754 gene encoding kelch domain-containing protein 9-like → MSGDRGSSLPWSWQQVSSCPLAARVSHTCNVVGGRLVIFGGTSVAQSKEPFNDVVVFDPVAGWEKVRCKTEGPARSHHAAVTILDRYVCVVGGWDGKQRTSAVSLLDTKSFSWSDLCPGPANDPPAGLSSHTCTKLSEMETLVVGREGGVRMQRRFGSVFHLKVDVEKGRYEYREAGYHASSRSGHTASMIKVPGEKTCALMVFGGRDSGDYEIIGTWKPSKIQVEEARCSDLEAGFTKLIEQGVAKKQAPKGVHHHTASTIGRYVVVYGGECFARARDTVCHDIFLFDTGGKHAIWYHLKPWNEKNSLKRSGHATCILNGQMLVVGGVGPDAKTPCGDIYALKIS, encoded by the exons ATGAGCGGGGATCGAGGGAGCAGTCTACCGTGGAGTTGGCAGCAGGTGTCGAGCTGCCCCCTAGCGGCCCGGGTGTCGCACACCTGTAACGTTGTGGGCGGCAGGTTGGTCATTTTTGGCGGCACCTCAGTGGCGCAGTCAAAGGAGCCCTTCAACGACGTGGTCGTCTTTGACCCAGTAGCAGGATGGGAGAAAGTCAG ATGTAAAACTGAAGGTCCTGCCAGAAGTCACCACGCTGCAGTCACCATTTTAGATCGCTACGTCTGCGTTGTTGGCGGTTGGGACGGCAAACAGCGAACATCCGCCGTGTCCCTACTCGACACCAAATCCTTCTCATGGTCAGATCTCTGTCCTGGACCGGCGAACGACCCGCCAGCCGGACTCAGCAGCCACACGTGCACCAAACTGTCGGAGATGGAGACGCTTGTTGTCGGTCGCGAGGGAGGCGTGAGAATGCAGCGACGGTTTGGAAGCGTGTTCCATCTGAAGGTGGACGTCGAGAAAGGACGATACGAGTACCGAGAAGCAGGGTATCACGCCTCGTCCCGATCGGGACACACGGCCAGCATGATCAAGGTTCCCGGTGAAAAGACCTGTGCCCTGATGGTGTTCGGGGGACGGGACTCTGGTGACTATGAAATCATTGGAACTTGGAAACCAAGCAAAATCCAG GTTGAAGAGGCGAGATGCTCAGATTTGGAGGCTGGCTTCACCAAACTGATTGAACAAGGGGTGGCCAAAAAACAGGCGCCCAAAGGAGTCCACCACCACACAGCCTCTACCATTGGTCGATACGTTGTGGTCTACGGGGGCGAATGCTTCGCTCGTGCGAGGGATACCGTTTGCCACGACATCTTTCTCTTCGACACGGGAGGAAAGCATGCCATCTGGTACCACTTAAAGCCGTGGAACGAGAAAAATTCGCTGAAGAGATCTGGTCACGCAACTTGTATTTTGAATGGACAGATGCTCGTAGTTGGGGGTGTAGGCCCGGATGCTAAAACTCCATGTGGAGATATCTATGCATTGAAGATAAGTTAG
- the LOC136424757 gene encoding pyrroline-5-carboxylate reductase 3-like isoform X1, whose amino-acid sequence MPFSQQPVVAQPPEEEKPVASPTLMGDITLQKKISEMSLAFVGAGKMAQAMAKGFLAAGVVKADHITATAPSCRSQPSLEDIGCQFTHNNKEAVENSDIIFLSVKPHILPGVLQEIAPVVTKRHLMVSVAAGVPLQFLEEKLPPKSRVMRVMPNTPCVVRQGASVYVPGSHVEKEDSEIIKSLLSSLGYCSESNEGMISAVTGLAGSGPAYMIQKRGFCWDAYREPIHMAIGLGGMGQAFAFTAIDALADGGVKMGLPRELSIKLAAQTLLGASKMVLETGKHPMQLKDDVCSPGGTTIYAIHKLESGGFRNLLIDAVEGACLRADAIAKKSK is encoded by the exons ATGCCTTTCAGCCAACAACCAGTCGTCGCCCAACCACCCGAAGAAGAGAAACCAGTCGCCAGTCCAACTTTAATGGGAGATATCACACTACAGAAAAAGATTTCCGAGATGTCGCTAGCTTTCGTGGGAGCCGGGAAGATGGCCCAGGCCATGGCGAAAGGTTTCCTGGCGGCAG GAGTTGTAAAGGCAGACCACATCACAGCGACAGCGCCTTCTTGTAGAAGTCAGCCTTCACTAGAG GATATCGGTTGTCAATTCACACACAACAACAAGGAAGCGGTGGAGAATAGTGACATCATCTTCCTGTCGGTAAAACCACACATTCTACCAGGCGTTCTACAGGAGATCGCACCCGTGGTCACCAAGAGACACCTCATGGTCTCTGTGGCAGCGGGTGTCCCACTGCAGTTCCTAGAAGAG AAACTCCCCCCTAAGAGCCGCGTGATGAGAGTAATGCCCAACACCCCGTGCGTTGTCAGACAGGGCGCGTCGGTCTACGTCCCCGGCAGTCACGTGGAGAAGGAAGACTCCGAGATTATCAAGTCGCTCCTGTCCAGTCTGGGCTACTGTAGCGAGAGTAACGAAGGAATGATATCCGCCGTGACCGGATTGGCCGGAAGCGGGCCTGCGTAT ATGATACAGAAACGTGGGTTTTGCTGGGACGCCTACAGAGAACCTATACACATGGCCATAGGTTTGGGGGGTATGGGGCAGGCATTT GCCTTCACAGCCATTGATGCCTTAGCGGACGGAGGGGTGAAGATGGGGTTGCCACGggaactgtcaatcaaactggCGGCCCAAACATTACTG GGTGCATCGAAGATGGTTCTAGAAACAGGGAAACACCCCATGCAGTTAAAGGATGACGTGTGCTCCCCCGGTGGAACCACGATATACGCCATCCACAAGCTCGAGTCCGGCGGCTTCCGAAACTTACTCATCGACGCGGTGGAAGGGGCGTGTCTTCGAGCAGACGCCATCGCCAAGAAGTCCAAATAA
- the LOC136424757 gene encoding pyrroline-5-carboxylate reductase 1, mitochondrial-like isoform X3 — MPFSQQPVVAQPPEEEKPVASPTLMGDITLQKKISEMSLAFVGAGKMAQAMAKGFLAAGVVKADHITATAPSCRSQPSLEDIGCQFTHNNKEAVENSDIIFLSVKPHILPGVLQEIAPVVTKRHLMVSVAAGVPLQFLEEKLPPKSRVMRVMPNTPCVVRQGASVYVPGSHVEKEDSEIIKSLLSSLGYCSESNEGMISAVTGLAGSGPAYAFTAIDALADGGVKMGLPRELSIKLAAQTLLGASKMVLETGKHPMQLKDDVCSPGGTTIYAIHKLESGGFRNLLIDAVEGACLRADAIAKKSK; from the exons ATGCCTTTCAGCCAACAACCAGTCGTCGCCCAACCACCCGAAGAAGAGAAACCAGTCGCCAGTCCAACTTTAATGGGAGATATCACACTACAGAAAAAGATTTCCGAGATGTCGCTAGCTTTCGTGGGAGCCGGGAAGATGGCCCAGGCCATGGCGAAAGGTTTCCTGGCGGCAG GAGTTGTAAAGGCAGACCACATCACAGCGACAGCGCCTTCTTGTAGAAGTCAGCCTTCACTAGAG GATATCGGTTGTCAATTCACACACAACAACAAGGAAGCGGTGGAGAATAGTGACATCATCTTCCTGTCGGTAAAACCACACATTCTACCAGGCGTTCTACAGGAGATCGCACCCGTGGTCACCAAGAGACACCTCATGGTCTCTGTGGCAGCGGGTGTCCCACTGCAGTTCCTAGAAGAG AAACTCCCCCCTAAGAGCCGCGTGATGAGAGTAATGCCCAACACCCCGTGCGTTGTCAGACAGGGCGCGTCGGTCTACGTCCCCGGCAGTCACGTGGAGAAGGAAGACTCCGAGATTATCAAGTCGCTCCTGTCCAGTCTGGGCTACTGTAGCGAGAGTAACGAAGGAATGATATCCGCCGTGACCGGATTGGCCGGAAGCGGGCCTGCGTAT GCCTTCACAGCCATTGATGCCTTAGCGGACGGAGGGGTGAAGATGGGGTTGCCACGggaactgtcaatcaaactggCGGCCCAAACATTACTG GGTGCATCGAAGATGGTTCTAGAAACAGGGAAACACCCCATGCAGTTAAAGGATGACGTGTGCTCCCCCGGTGGAACCACGATATACGCCATCCACAAGCTCGAGTCCGGCGGCTTCCGAAACTTACTCATCGACGCGGTGGAAGGGGCGTGTCTTCGAGCAGACGCCATCGCCAAGAAGTCCAAATAA
- the LOC136424757 gene encoding pyrroline-5-carboxylate reductase 3-like isoform X2, with product MGDITLQKKISEMSLAFVGAGKMAQAMAKGFLAAGVVKADHITATAPSCRSQPSLEDIGCQFTHNNKEAVENSDIIFLSVKPHILPGVLQEIAPVVTKRHLMVSVAAGVPLQFLEEKLPPKSRVMRVMPNTPCVVRQGASVYVPGSHVEKEDSEIIKSLLSSLGYCSESNEGMISAVTGLAGSGPAYMIQKRGFCWDAYREPIHMAIGLGGMGQAFAFTAIDALADGGVKMGLPRELSIKLAAQTLLGASKMVLETGKHPMQLKDDVCSPGGTTIYAIHKLESGGFRNLLIDAVEGACLRADAIAKKSK from the exons ATGGGAGATATCACACTACAGAAAAAGATTTCCGAGATGTCGCTAGCTTTCGTGGGAGCCGGGAAGATGGCCCAGGCCATGGCGAAAGGTTTCCTGGCGGCAG GAGTTGTAAAGGCAGACCACATCACAGCGACAGCGCCTTCTTGTAGAAGTCAGCCTTCACTAGAG GATATCGGTTGTCAATTCACACACAACAACAAGGAAGCGGTGGAGAATAGTGACATCATCTTCCTGTCGGTAAAACCACACATTCTACCAGGCGTTCTACAGGAGATCGCACCCGTGGTCACCAAGAGACACCTCATGGTCTCTGTGGCAGCGGGTGTCCCACTGCAGTTCCTAGAAGAG AAACTCCCCCCTAAGAGCCGCGTGATGAGAGTAATGCCCAACACCCCGTGCGTTGTCAGACAGGGCGCGTCGGTCTACGTCCCCGGCAGTCACGTGGAGAAGGAAGACTCCGAGATTATCAAGTCGCTCCTGTCCAGTCTGGGCTACTGTAGCGAGAGTAACGAAGGAATGATATCCGCCGTGACCGGATTGGCCGGAAGCGGGCCTGCGTAT ATGATACAGAAACGTGGGTTTTGCTGGGACGCCTACAGAGAACCTATACACATGGCCATAGGTTTGGGGGGTATGGGGCAGGCATTT GCCTTCACAGCCATTGATGCCTTAGCGGACGGAGGGGTGAAGATGGGGTTGCCACGggaactgtcaatcaaactggCGGCCCAAACATTACTG GGTGCATCGAAGATGGTTCTAGAAACAGGGAAACACCCCATGCAGTTAAAGGATGACGTGTGCTCCCCCGGTGGAACCACGATATACGCCATCCACAAGCTCGAGTCCGGCGGCTTCCGAAACTTACTCATCGACGCGGTGGAAGGGGCGTGTCTTCGAGCAGACGCCATCGCCAAGAAGTCCAAATAA